In Candidatus Desulforudis audaxviator MP104C, a genomic segment contains:
- a CDS encoding DUF3656 domain-containing U32 family peptidase yields MPGPELLAPAGSWESLAAAVQNGADAVYLGATAFSARQSAADFEPRELSRAVDYAHVRDVRVYVTVNTLVSERELGDAARLLGFLYNIGVDAVIVQDLGLMRLIADLLPGLTVHASTQTTAHNRPTLELFKELGVRRVVLARELSLDEIAGLKRDTGMEVEVFVHGALCISYSGQCLFSSLVGARSGNRGRCAQPCRLPYVLHRDGEPAVPLPPGRYLLSPRDLNLSTRLPELIRAGVDGLKIEGRMRRPEYVATVVRVYRTLLDRAAVGAFDITAEERRELLQIFNRGYTTGYLSGRPGRALMAYTRPNHRGLALGRVLRYEPDTGSAVIALEEPLQVGDTIEVWVTRGGRVSTPVREIRVDGRLVKEASGGTEVTLPVGGRVGPGDRVFKTVDARLERRARESFTSGRETKSIPLRFEVRVREGLPLELAVTGPGGLSASAQGKVPAVRAEKRPLTAAVFEKQLSRLGNTPFVLGELECRIEGEVMLPLSDINEARREAVDTLAAAKAARSRPSTPVTVDLADRVGPYLQARTASQARADSRRTLLSAAVGDLDGVRAAAGAGADVVYFPGEGLGSPTFPETEEVSEAAAVCRRHGATLVLWLPRILHDRERPRWERLLEAAGPCGVLAGNPGVFRLTGTQRRLLADFPLNIFNSLTVSLFAGLGAAGVTLSPELTLDQIREITGKALVPVEVLVHGALPVLVSEYCVVGGVLGPGDGNRCSVPCRAGRFALEDRLGLRFPVGVDHDCRMHVFNVKDLCVVDQVPELIRCGVAVLRVEGRLRDADYVGGVVGIYREVIDNSRIRGPEWQVPSHYRERLERLSPQGLTTGHYFRGVL; encoded by the coding sequence ATGCCCGGGCCGGAACTGCTTGCCCCGGCCGGCAGTTGGGAATCACTGGCGGCGGCCGTCCAGAACGGGGCTGACGCCGTTTACCTGGGCGCCACCGCGTTCAGCGCCCGCCAATCAGCAGCCGACTTTGAACCGCGGGAACTCTCCCGGGCGGTGGACTACGCCCACGTCCGGGACGTGAGAGTATACGTGACCGTAAACACCCTGGTGTCGGAGCGGGAATTGGGGGACGCCGCCCGGTTGCTCGGTTTCCTCTACAACATCGGGGTTGACGCCGTTATTGTCCAGGACCTGGGGTTGATGCGGCTGATCGCGGATCTGCTGCCCGGCCTGACCGTGCACGCCAGCACCCAGACCACCGCGCACAACCGGCCCACCCTCGAACTATTCAAGGAACTGGGTGTCCGGCGCGTGGTACTGGCCAGGGAACTGTCCCTGGACGAGATCGCTGGCCTTAAGCGGGACACCGGAATGGAGGTCGAGGTCTTCGTCCACGGTGCGCTCTGCATCTCGTATTCCGGGCAATGTCTTTTCTCGAGCCTGGTCGGTGCCCGGAGCGGCAACCGGGGCCGGTGTGCCCAGCCCTGCCGCCTGCCGTACGTGCTGCACCGGGACGGGGAACCGGCTGTCCCGCTCCCGCCGGGGCGGTATCTCCTGAGCCCCCGGGACCTGAACCTCTCCACGCGATTGCCCGAGTTGATCCGGGCTGGGGTGGACGGGCTGAAGATCGAGGGACGCATGCGCCGTCCGGAATACGTGGCGACCGTGGTCCGGGTGTACCGGACGCTTTTGGATCGTGCGGCGGTCGGGGCTTTCGACATTACCGCCGAGGAACGGCGCGAGTTGCTCCAGATCTTCAACCGCGGTTACACCACCGGCTATCTCTCCGGCCGGCCCGGGCGGGCGCTGATGGCCTACACCCGTCCGAACCACCGGGGTCTGGCCCTGGGCCGGGTCCTCCGCTACGAGCCGGACACAGGGTCGGCCGTAATCGCGCTGGAGGAGCCGCTACAGGTGGGAGACACCATTGAAGTGTGGGTTACCAGGGGCGGCCGGGTGTCCACGCCGGTGCGGGAAATAAGGGTGGACGGCCGGCTGGTGAAGGAGGCGTCCGGTGGGACCGAGGTCACTTTGCCCGTGGGCGGCCGGGTGGGACCCGGGGATCGCGTTTTCAAGACGGTGGACGCCCGGCTGGAGCGCCGGGCCCGGGAGAGTTTTACCTCGGGGCGGGAGACAAAAAGCATCCCCCTGCGGTTTGAGGTCCGGGTACGGGAGGGTTTGCCCCTTGAGCTTGCGGTCACCGGCCCCGGAGGCCTTTCGGCCTCGGCACAAGGCAAGGTGCCGGCCGTCAGGGCCGAAAAACGGCCGCTGACCGCGGCGGTTTTCGAAAAGCAACTGAGCCGGTTGGGGAACACTCCGTTTGTCCTGGGGGAGCTGGAATGCCGGATCGAGGGGGAGGTCATGCTGCCCTTAAGTGACATCAACGAAGCCCGTCGTGAAGCCGTGGATACGCTGGCCGCGGCGAAAGCGGCGCGGAGCAGGCCGTCGACGCCGGTCACCGTTGACCTGGCGGACCGGGTCGGACCGTATCTCCAGGCCCGGACGGCCAGTCAAGCCCGGGCCGATTCAAGGCGGACCCTGTTGTCCGCGGCCGTGGGGGACCTGGACGGAGTCCGGGCTGCTGCCGGGGCTGGCGCGGATGTGGTATACTTTCCGGGGGAAGGCCTGGGATCGCCGACGTTTCCCGAAACCGAAGAAGTCAGCGAGGCGGCGGCGGTGTGCCGCCGGCACGGCGCTACCCTGGTGCTGTGGCTCCCCCGGATCCTGCACGACCGGGAACGTCCCCGCTGGGAGCGCCTGCTGGAGGCGGCCGGGCCGTGCGGGGTACTGGCCGGAAACCCGGGGGTTTTCCGGCTGACTGGCACGCAGCGGCGGCTGCTGGCTGACTTCCCGCTGAACATTTTCAACAGCTTGACCGTGTCCCTTTTCGCTGGACTGGGAGCCGCCGGGGTGACATTGTCCCCCGAACTGACCCTGGATCAGATCCGGGAGATAACGGGCAAGGCTCTGGTTCCGGTGGAGGTCCTGGTACACGGCGCCCTGCCGGTACTGGTCTCCGAATACTGCGTGGTGGGCGGGGTGCTCGGCCCCGGGGATGGGAACCGGTGTTCCGTACCGTGCCGGGCCGGGCGTTTCGCCCTCGAGGACCGGTTGGGCCTGCGGTTTCCGGTGGGTGTGGACCACGATTGCCGGATGCACGTTTTCAATGTGAAGGACCTTTGCGTGGTTGACCAGGTACCCGAGTTGATCCGGTGCGGGGTCGCAGTGCTCCGGGTGGAAGGCCGGCTCCGTGACGCCGATTACGTGGGTGGTGTGGTCGGGATCTACCGGGAAGTCATCGACAACAGCCGGATCCGGGGGCCGGAGTGGCAGGTGCCTTCCCACTACCGGGAACGCCTGGAGAGACTCAGCCCCCAGGGGCTGACGACCGGACACTATTTTCGCGGGGTGCTCTGA
- the zapA gene encoding cell division protein ZapA: protein MAGQTNRVEVEIFGERYVLRGDRPPDYIRFIAQDVDRRVRDICNRHSRIPVTTAAVLAAVNLADELKRLQESYDGLVKMIEGEDKEKKK from the coding sequence ATGGCCGGGCAAACGAACAGAGTCGAGGTTGAAATTTTTGGAGAACGTTACGTACTTCGGGGGGACAGGCCCCCGGACTACATCCGCTTTATTGCCCAGGACGTTGACCGGAGGGTACGGGACATCTGCAACCGCCACTCCCGGATCCCGGTGACCACGGCAGCGGTCCTGGCCGCCGTCAACCTGGCGGACGAGTTAAAACGCCTGCAGGAGAGCTACGACGGCCTAGTGAAAATGATCGAGGGGGAAGACAAGGAAAAGAAGAAGTAG
- the pheT gene encoding phenylalanine--tRNA ligase subunit beta, which yields MRVSINWLKEFVDIPVTSAELADRLTLAGVAVDRIDKPSAGVTGVVTGRVVEVRPHPNADRLLIAAVDIGGEILQIVTGAANFKVGDVVPVAPVGATLAGDLAIRRAKFRGVESWGMMCAADELGIGDDHEGILILPSDTPVGVAAGPILGLDDEILELDLTPNRGDCLSVLGVAREVATLLGKPLKRRKPAFPELDLQAQRMVRVDIEDPRLCSRYVARVLVDVRVGPSPLWMQTRLFTAGVRPISNIVDVTNYVMLELGQPQHAFDYDAVHNAHVIVRRARPGETLVTLDGNERSLAPDMLLITDPRTVIGVAGVMGGLDSEVTADTRRVLLESACFNPVSIRRTSRALGLRSEASIRFEKGVDPEGCLKAADRALELMQIIGAGHAAAGAVDVYPDPYTPRTLIVRPERVEEILGLAVPAKTIRDILERLEFAPRETGGRFLVRVPSHRTDVFREIDLIEEVARIHGYHRIPDTLPFGVTVPGVRTKAQVLESRLRELLVACGLTEVITYTFTNRKVFDRLRLPGTSPLRRTVPLRNPLNEDQTEMRTLLYPSLLDVLARNYQRRNTNAALFEIGRVYHPRDNAPLPEEGLRLAAALMGRTPAGWRRKDEPLDFFFLKGVLESVAREIGLETLTFTAEQDEPSFHPGRTARLRAGEANLGIIGELHPEVLEAYDLPPGVVVTEIDLDLVLAVDKKTPTFVPLPRFPSVERDLALVIRKDIPAREVMALIRKAGGELLRELRLFDVYEGRQIREGYRNLGFSLVFRAEDRTLTDEEVGRYLEAIIRTLEDTYGAQLRA from the coding sequence GTGCGGGTTTCGATCAATTGGCTGAAGGAATTCGTGGATATCCCAGTGACCTCTGCGGAACTGGCCGACCGCCTGACCCTGGCCGGAGTGGCCGTCGACCGGATTGACAAACCGAGTGCGGGCGTTACGGGCGTGGTCACCGGCAGGGTGGTGGAGGTGCGGCCGCACCCCAACGCCGACCGGCTCTTGATCGCTGCGGTGGACATCGGCGGGGAAATCCTGCAGATCGTCACGGGTGCCGCGAACTTCAAGGTCGGCGATGTGGTTCCGGTAGCCCCGGTGGGGGCCACCCTGGCCGGTGACTTGGCCATCAGGCGGGCTAAATTCCGCGGCGTTGAATCCTGGGGGATGATGTGCGCGGCCGACGAACTGGGCATCGGTGACGACCACGAAGGCATTCTGATCCTCCCCTCGGACACCCCGGTGGGTGTGGCCGCGGGCCCCATCCTGGGGCTGGACGACGAGATCCTGGAACTGGACTTGACCCCCAACCGGGGTGACTGCCTGTCGGTGCTGGGTGTGGCCCGGGAAGTCGCCACCCTGCTGGGCAAGCCCCTAAAACGCAGAAAACCGGCCTTTCCGGAACTGGACCTTCAGGCGCAGCGCATGGTCCGGGTGGACATCGAGGACCCCCGCCTCTGCAGCCGCTACGTGGCCCGGGTGCTAGTCGACGTCCGGGTCGGGCCCTCGCCGCTGTGGATGCAGACCCGGCTGTTCACGGCCGGGGTGAGACCGATCAGCAATATTGTCGACGTCACCAATTACGTGATGCTGGAACTGGGACAGCCCCAGCACGCCTTTGACTACGACGCGGTACACAACGCCCACGTCATCGTGCGCCGGGCGCGGCCCGGGGAGACTCTGGTGACCCTGGACGGCAACGAGCGGAGTCTGGCTCCGGACATGCTTCTGATCACCGACCCCCGGACGGTCATCGGCGTCGCCGGCGTTATGGGCGGCCTGGACTCCGAGGTGACCGCGGACACCAGGCGGGTCCTTCTGGAGTCGGCCTGCTTCAATCCAGTCAGTATCCGGCGGACTTCCCGAGCGCTCGGTTTGCGCTCGGAGGCCTCAATACGCTTTGAAAAGGGGGTCGACCCGGAAGGGTGTCTGAAGGCGGCCGATCGGGCACTGGAACTCATGCAGATTATCGGTGCCGGCCACGCCGCGGCGGGTGCCGTTGACGTCTACCCGGACCCCTACACGCCCCGAACGCTCATTGTGCGGCCTGAGCGCGTGGAAGAGATACTGGGTCTGGCTGTGCCGGCTAAAACCATCCGGGACATCCTGGAACGGCTCGAGTTTGCCCCACGGGAAACCGGCGGGAGGTTTCTGGTGCGTGTTCCGTCCCACCGGACCGACGTGTTCCGGGAAATAGACCTGATCGAAGAAGTCGCCCGGATCCACGGCTACCACCGGATACCCGACACCCTGCCGTTCGGCGTGACTGTCCCGGGAGTCCGGACGAAGGCTCAGGTCTTGGAGTCCAGGCTCAGGGAACTGCTGGTGGCGTGCGGGCTGACCGAAGTTATCACGTACACCTTCACCAACCGGAAGGTTTTCGACCGCCTGCGCCTGCCCGGTACCTCCCCGCTGCGCCGGACGGTACCGTTGCGGAACCCGCTTAACGAGGACCAGACAGAGATGCGCACCCTGCTTTATCCCAGCCTGCTCGACGTACTGGCCCGAAACTACCAGCGGCGGAACACCAACGCCGCCCTGTTCGAAATCGGCCGGGTTTACCATCCCCGCGACAACGCGCCCCTGCCCGAAGAAGGCCTGCGGCTGGCCGCAGCGCTGATGGGGCGCACTCCGGCCGGCTGGCGCCGCAAGGATGAGCCTTTGGACTTTTTCTTCCTGAAGGGAGTTCTGGAAAGCGTCGCCCGGGAAATCGGCCTTGAAACGCTTACCTTTACGGCGGAGCAGGATGAACCTTCGTTTCACCCGGGGCGGACCGCGCGCCTCCGGGCTGGGGAGGCAAACCTCGGCATCATCGGGGAACTTCATCCGGAGGTACTTGAGGCGTACGACTTGCCACCGGGTGTGGTAGTCACCGAGATTGACTTGGACCTGGTGCTCGCCGTGGACAAAAAGACACCCACCTTTGTCCCGCTGCCGCGCTTCCCGAGCGTGGAACGAGACCTGGCCCTGGTGATCAGAAAAGATATCCCGGCTCGCGAGGTGATGGCCTTAATCCGTAAGGCGGGAGGGGAGTTGCTCCGGGAACTGCGTCTTTTTGACGTGTACGAAGGCCGTCAGATCCGGGAGGGTTACCGCAACCTCGGCTTTTCCCTCGTTTTCCGGGCGGAGGACCGTACTTTGACGGATGAAGAGGTCGGCCGGTACCTGGAGGCAATAATCCGGACTCTGGAAGACACGTATGGCGCCCAGCTCCGAGCATAG
- the pheS gene encoding phenylalanine--tRNA ligase subunit alpha, whose translation MREKLAQVVEEAEKALAGASTAEVVEEVRIRYLGKKGVLTQVLRSMGSLPAAERPVVGKLANEMKVRLEQALASRSALLKQEEKAARLAAERIDVTLPGVLPHLGSMHPLTMVRTEIENIFLGLGFQIVEGPEVELEYYNFEALNFPKDHPARDMQDTFFINDEVLLRTHTSPVQVRTFEKTAPRVPVRIIAPGKVYREDDDATHSPMFNQVEGFAVDTRITLGDLKGTLVYFVREMFGERRMRFRPSFFPFTEPSAEVDISCVICGGGGCRVCSHTGWLEILGAGMIHPRVLEVSGYDAEKVSGFAFGMGIERVAMLKYGIDNIRLFFDNDLRFLNQF comes from the coding sequence ATGCGCGAAAAGTTGGCTCAGGTTGTCGAGGAAGCCGAGAAGGCGCTGGCAGGTGCTTCCACCGCTGAGGTTGTTGAAGAGGTGCGCATCAGGTACCTCGGGAAAAAGGGCGTCCTGACCCAGGTCTTGAGAAGCATGGGTTCGTTGCCGGCCGCCGAGCGCCCAGTGGTGGGCAAGTTAGCCAACGAAATGAAGGTGCGTCTTGAGCAGGCCCTGGCCTCAAGAAGCGCTCTTTTGAAACAGGAGGAAAAGGCCGCCAGGCTGGCGGCGGAACGGATCGACGTCACCCTGCCCGGAGTTCTTCCCCACCTGGGCAGTATGCACCCCTTGACCATGGTGCGCACCGAAATCGAAAACATCTTCTTGGGCCTTGGCTTCCAGATCGTAGAGGGGCCCGAGGTTGAGCTTGAATATTACAATTTTGAGGCGCTCAACTTTCCCAAAGACCACCCGGCGCGCGATATGCAGGACACCTTTTTCATCAACGACGAGGTGCTGCTCAGGACCCACACGTCACCGGTACAGGTTCGGACCTTTGAGAAAACGGCGCCCCGGGTCCCGGTGAGAATCATTGCACCTGGCAAAGTGTACCGGGAAGACGACGACGCTACCCACTCCCCGATGTTCAACCAGGTTGAGGGGTTCGCGGTGGACACACGCATCACCCTGGGCGATCTGAAGGGGACGCTGGTCTACTTCGTGCGGGAGATGTTCGGCGAGCGCCGGATGCGTTTCCGGCCCAGCTTTTTCCCCTTTACCGAACCGAGCGCCGAGGTGGACATTTCGTGCGTAATCTGCGGGGGCGGCGGGTGCCGTGTCTGCTCCCACACCGGCTGGCTTGAGATTCTCGGTGCGGGGATGATCCATCCCCGAGTGCTCGAGGTATCGGGCTACGACGCGGAGAAGGTGAGCGGCTTCGCGTTTGGGATGGGCATTGAGCGGGTGGCCATGCTGAAGTACGGCATCGATAACATCCGTCTTTTCTTTGACAACGACCTTCGTTTCCTGAACCAATTCTAA
- a CDS encoding YqzL family protein: MHLTAEFFWRLFETTGSIRAYMIYRRLALQ; this comes from the coding sequence ATGCATTTGACCGCCGAATTTTTTTGGAGGCTTTTTGAAACCACCGGATCGATAAGGGCCTATATGATTTATAGGAGACTGGCCCTCCAGTAG
- a CDS encoding TrmH family RNA methyltransferase gives MKITSRSNERIKYLKKFHEKKHRDLENGFLAEGLKVIEEALQAGWEVRMLLYTSDVLRHPRGVALLDKARATGTELWECEKQVLAVVTDTKTPQGALALIAKPEHSLDVLLQGRGTPLVVVLDGLQDPGNLGTIIRTADACELQGVITLEGTVDLFHPKVVRASAGALFHLPAFGDLPAPAVLEFFTGAGVQKFVADPRGDYSLYECDFSRPTALFMGNEARGCGEMLHAAADRVVAIPMPGQAESLNVGVAASLFIYEAVRQRLKSSLSLP, from the coding sequence GTGAAGATTACCTCACGGTCCAACGAACGCATCAAGTACCTGAAAAAGTTTCACGAAAAGAAGCACCGGGACCTGGAAAACGGCTTTTTGGCCGAGGGCCTCAAGGTGATTGAAGAAGCCCTGCAAGCCGGCTGGGAGGTGCGAATGCTGCTCTATACTTCGGATGTGCTCCGCCACCCGCGTGGCGTGGCACTTCTGGACAAGGCGCGCGCCACCGGAACCGAGCTCTGGGAATGTGAAAAACAGGTGCTGGCCGTGGTGACCGATACCAAGACCCCCCAGGGAGCATTGGCGCTGATCGCGAAGCCGGAACATTCACTTGATGTCCTGCTGCAGGGCCGGGGTACCCCGCTGGTGGTGGTTCTGGACGGCCTGCAGGATCCGGGCAACCTGGGCACCATCATCAGGACGGCCGACGCGTGTGAACTCCAGGGCGTCATTACCCTCGAGGGCACCGTGGACTTGTTTCACCCGAAGGTCGTAAGAGCCTCGGCCGGGGCTTTGTTTCACCTGCCGGCTTTTGGGGACCTGCCTGCTCCGGCGGTCCTGGAGTTCTTCACTGGCGCCGGCGTTCAGAAGTTCGTGGCGGATCCCCGCGGCGATTACTCCCTGTACGAGTGCGACTTCAGCCGGCCGACCGCGCTGTTCATGGGCAACGAGGCCCGGGGTTGCGGGGAAATGCTCCACGCCGCAGCCGACCGGGTGGTAGCCATACCCATGCCCGGTCAGGCCGAGTCTTTAAATGTCGGCGTTGCCGCCTCGCTTTTCATCTACGAAGCCGTGCGGCAGAGGCTCAAATCTTCCTTGTCTTTGCCTTGA
- a CDS encoding potassium channel family protein yields the protein MKQFAVIGLGRFGSSVATTLARMGYDVLAVDTDEQKVERIVDRVTHAVQADALDDESLKALGMRNFDVVIVAIGHDMQASILTTVMLKEMGVRTVVAKANTELHGRVLARVGADKVVFPERDMGVRVARSLVSKNLLDHIDLSPDFSIVELVTPKDFVGKSLLEAGVRGRYGVNILAIRRGTEVLIAPGAKEVIREGDVLVAIGRNERLEKLGGD from the coding sequence ATGAAACAATTCGCCGTGATCGGCCTGGGACGTTTCGGATCGAGCGTGGCCACCACGCTGGCGAGAATGGGCTACGATGTGCTGGCGGTCGATACGGACGAGCAAAAAGTGGAGCGGATTGTGGACCGGGTGACGCATGCCGTGCAGGCCGACGCTCTGGATGATGAGTCCCTGAAGGCCCTGGGAATGCGCAACTTTGACGTGGTGATCGTCGCCATCGGGCACGACATGCAGGCCAGTATTCTGACCACGGTCATGCTCAAAGAGATGGGCGTAAGGACAGTGGTAGCAAAGGCCAACACCGAGCTTCACGGACGGGTGCTGGCCCGGGTAGGGGCCGACAAAGTGGTGTTTCCGGAACGGGACATGGGCGTGCGTGTTGCCCGCAGCCTGGTATCCAAAAACCTGCTGGACCATATCGACCTTTCCCCCGACTTCAGTATTGTCGAGCTGGTGACCCCGAAGGATTTTGTGGGCAAGAGCCTTCTGGAGGCCGGAGTTAGAGGAAGGTACGGCGTGAATATCCTGGCGATCCGGCGGGGGACCGAAGTGCTGATCGCTCCCGGGGCCAAGGAAGTGATCCGGGAGGGAGACGTGCTGGTAGCCATCGGGCGGAACGAGCGCCTGGAGAAACTGGGAGGGGACTAG
- the rplT gene encoding 50S ribosomal protein L20 → MPRVKNAVVARKRHKKVLKLAKGYWGAKSKLYRVANQQVMRSLLYAYRDRRAKKRDFRRLWITRINAAARLNGMSYNRFIEGLRRAGVEINRKVLAELAVKDQAAFGQLVQVAKAQLESK, encoded by the coding sequence ATGCCACGTGTAAAAAACGCCGTAGTTGCCAGAAAACGGCATAAGAAAGTTTTAAAACTCGCCAAGGGTTACTGGGGGGCGAAGAGCAAGCTGTATCGGGTGGCGAACCAGCAGGTGATGCGCTCCCTGTTGTATGCCTACCGGGACCGGCGCGCCAAGAAACGCGATTTCCGCCGGCTGTGGATCACCAGAATCAACGCCGCGGCCCGTTTGAACGGAATGTCCTACAACCGTTTTATCGAGGGGCTCCGCCGGGCGGGAGTGGAAATCAACCGTAAAGTACTGGCGGAGTTGGCCGTGAAGGACCAGGCGGCCTTCGGTCAGTTGGTTCAGGTGGCCAAGGCCCAGTTGGAAAGCAAGTAG
- the rpmI gene encoding 50S ribosomal protein L35, whose product MPKIKTHRGAAKRFKKTGTGKFRTKHAFLSHILEKKSAKRKRRLRKKFVLSAGDVRRIRAMIPY is encoded by the coding sequence TTGCCGAAAATCAAGACACATCGCGGGGCTGCCAAGCGTTTCAAGAAAACCGGCACGGGTAAATTCCGGACAAAGCACGCTTTCTTGAGTCACATCCTTGAGAAAAAGTCGGCCAAGAGAAAGCGCCGGTTACGTAAGAAGTTCGTCTTGAGCGCCGGTGACGTCCGGAGAATAAGAGCAATGATTCCTTACTAA
- the thrS gene encoding threonine--tRNA ligase: protein MKITLKDGKVVEYPEGVTPEEVARDIAPRLAKEAVVARVNGRLWGLNQPLVEDATLEFLTFEDEDARLVYRHSTSHVLAQAVKRLYPEARLAIGPAVTDGFYYDFDVPRTFTPEDLERIESEMEDIIAADLPIERFELSRDEALELVGGDGENYKVELISGLGPDEVISFYRQGEFTDLCAGPHVPSTGRIKAVKLLSVAGAYWRGDERNKMLQRIYGTSFPKASLLKEHLFRLEEAKRRDHRRLGFELDLFSFHEAGPGFPFFHPRGMVLRNELERFWREEHTKNGYLEIRTPIILRQELWERSGHWDHYRENMYFTTIDDEKYAVKPMNCPGGILVYRSKLHSYRELPIRLGELGLVHRHELSGVLHGLMRARCFTQDDAHIFCRPEQVEEEIVRIMDLTEYFYRQVFGFDYHVELSTRPEKSLGSDEIWESATAALRRALEERAVNYKVNEGDGAFYGPKVDFHLRDCLGRTWQCGTIQVDFQMPEKFELEYVGEDGQRHRPVMIHRVIYGSMERFIAILTEHFAGAFPVWLAPVQVRILPITDRHAAYAQEVTEALLRAGVRAEFDGRNEKVGYKIREAQVLKVPYMLVIGDREAESRTVAVRHRTAGDLGSMELNDFTGRLVREIGTRAR from the coding sequence ATGAAGATTACGCTCAAAGACGGAAAGGTCGTCGAGTATCCGGAGGGTGTTACTCCGGAGGAGGTGGCCCGGGACATAGCGCCCCGCCTGGCCAAAGAGGCCGTGGTGGCCCGGGTGAACGGGCGGCTGTGGGGACTCAACCAGCCCCTGGTGGAAGACGCCACGCTGGAGTTTCTCACTTTTGAAGACGAAGACGCGCGCTTGGTCTACCGCCACAGCACGTCGCACGTTCTGGCCCAGGCGGTCAAGCGGCTCTACCCGGAAGCGCGGCTGGCTATCGGCCCGGCCGTCACCGATGGGTTCTACTACGACTTTGACGTGCCCCGGACCTTCACTCCCGAGGATCTTGAGCGCATCGAAAGCGAGATGGAAGACATCATCGCCGCCGATCTGCCCATCGAACGTTTTGAACTTTCGCGGGACGAGGCCCTGGAACTGGTCGGGGGGGACGGAGAGAACTACAAAGTAGAGTTGATCTCCGGCCTGGGCCCGGATGAGGTGATTTCGTTCTACCGCCAGGGCGAGTTCACCGACCTGTGCGCCGGGCCGCACGTGCCGTCAACGGGGCGGATCAAGGCGGTCAAACTGCTCAGCGTGGCCGGCGCTTACTGGCGGGGAGACGAGCGGAACAAGATGCTGCAGCGCATCTACGGCACCTCGTTCCCGAAAGCGTCGCTCCTGAAAGAGCACCTGTTCCGGCTGGAAGAGGCCAAGCGGCGGGACCACCGCCGCCTGGGGTTCGAACTGGACCTCTTCAGCTTCCACGAGGCCGGCCCGGGTTTTCCGTTCTTCCATCCCCGGGGCATGGTCCTGCGCAACGAACTGGAGCGTTTCTGGCGGGAAGAGCACACCAAGAACGGTTATTTAGAGATCCGCACCCCGATCATCCTGCGCCAGGAACTCTGGGAGCGCTCCGGACACTGGGACCACTACCGGGAGAACATGTACTTCACGACCATCGACGACGAGAAATACGCGGTAAAACCGATGAACTGCCCGGGCGGGATCCTGGTTTACCGGAGCAAACTGCACAGCTACCGGGAACTGCCGATCAGGCTCGGCGAATTGGGGCTGGTTCACCGCCACGAACTGTCCGGCGTTTTGCACGGGCTGATGCGGGCGCGCTGTTTCACCCAGGACGACGCCCACATCTTCTGCCGGCCGGAGCAGGTGGAGGAGGAGATCGTCCGCATAATGGACCTGACGGAGTACTTCTACCGGCAGGTCTTCGGGTTTGACTACCACGTGGAGTTGTCGACCAGACCGGAGAAGTCCTTGGGTTCTGACGAAATCTGGGAGTCGGCCACGGCGGCCCTGCGGCGTGCGCTGGAAGAGAGGGCGGTCAACTACAAGGTGAACGAAGGCGACGGCGCCTTCTACGGGCCGAAGGTCGATTTTCACCTGCGGGACTGCCTGGGACGCACCTGGCAGTGCGGCACCATCCAGGTGGACTTTCAAATGCCGGAGAAGTTTGAACTCGAGTACGTCGGCGAGGACGGGCAGCGTCACCGCCCGGTAATGATTCACCGGGTCATCTATGGGAGTATGGAGCGGTTCATCGCCATCCTGACCGAGCATTTCGCCGGGGCTTTTCCGGTCTGGCTGGCGCCGGTACAAGTCCGCATTTTGCCGATCACCGACCGGCATGCGGCCTACGCCCAAGAGGTGACCGAAGCCTTACTGCGCGCCGGGGTGCGGGCCGAGTTTGACGGGCGGAACGAAAAGGTGGGCTACAAGATCCGTGAGGCCCAGGTTCTGAAGGTCCCGTACATGCTGGTCATCGGCGACCGCGAGGCCGAGTCACGGACGGTGGCCGTCCGTCACCGCACCGCAGGCGACCTCGGGTCGATGGAGTTAAACGATTTTACCGGCCGGCTCGTCCGGGAAATCGGAACCAGAGCTCGATAG